In Halobaculum magnesiiphilum, the following proteins share a genomic window:
- a CDS encoding integrin alpha, which produces MVTSDDELNGAELGGGEPDDGERDRRFEAMRRVPAAVIVMVAVLVVAPAVGVTGLAAATDVGTEIGDPAADRASSTGGGPAGVAGGGIDLGDADTLIVGDERADYAGWSVAGVGDVNGDGHDDLLVGAPSADTSEKNGGAAYLFYGPVDADEIDVSEADHTFTAPDENDVAGWAVAGGDLDGDEYSDLIIGVPSDDAEATDAGAAYVVYGGSDIEDGSLPNVADVRLTGEEKRDRAGFAVDVLSAGDGEGGAAVVGAPAADPAGNASGSVYVVDLRDGPEETSISLADADATFHGEDREHVAGWAVAAGDVTDDDRSDLIVGAPGSDAEGTDAGTAYVVSDALDADGERSLADATARFAGEARGDKAGWAVAVAGDVNGDGAGDVVVGAPHNDEAGRNAGAAYVVHGGDFDDESRADASLADADRTLLGERRGDLAGFAVAGVDDSCDEYAAVLVGAPHHDSEAGLLAGAAYLVTGDDDGRTVDLADATATFLGDDSVDRAGFAVADVGDVTDDDVRDIAIGAPFADDGDRDAGETAVVPGDCETADGEDEDDEDDERDD; this is translated from the coding sequence ATGGTCACTAGCGACGACGAACTCAACGGGGCCGAACTCGGCGGCGGTGAACCGGACGATGGGGAGCGTGATCGACGGTTCGAGGCGATGAGACGGGTTCCGGCGGCGGTCATCGTGATGGTCGCGGTGCTGGTGGTTGCACCCGCGGTCGGCGTCACCGGGCTCGCGGCCGCGACCGACGTGGGCACGGAGATCGGTGACCCTGCTGCCGACCGGGCATCCTCGACGGGCGGCGGACCCGCCGGCGTCGCCGGCGGCGGGATCGACCTCGGGGACGCCGACACGCTGATCGTCGGCGACGAGCGGGCCGACTACGCAGGCTGGTCCGTCGCGGGCGTGGGCGACGTGAACGGCGACGGCCACGACGACCTGCTGGTCGGGGCGCCGAGCGCGGACACGAGCGAGAAGAACGGCGGGGCGGCGTACCTCTTTTACGGCCCCGTCGACGCCGACGAGATCGACGTCTCGGAGGCGGACCACACGTTCACGGCGCCCGACGAGAACGACGTGGCCGGCTGGGCCGTCGCCGGCGGCGACCTCGACGGTGACGAGTACAGCGACCTGATCATCGGGGTCCCGAGCGACGACGCCGAGGCGACCGACGCCGGCGCGGCGTACGTCGTCTACGGGGGCTCCGACATCGAAGATGGAAGTCTGCCGAACGTGGCCGACGTCCGACTCACGGGCGAGGAGAAGCGCGACCGCGCCGGCTTCGCGGTCGACGTGTTGAGCGCCGGCGACGGCGAGGGCGGCGCTGCGGTGGTCGGCGCGCCGGCCGCCGACCCGGCGGGCAACGCCTCCGGCTCGGTGTACGTCGTCGATCTCCGGGACGGCCCGGAGGAGACGAGCATCTCGCTGGCGGACGCCGACGCGACCTTCCACGGCGAGGACCGCGAGCACGTGGCCGGCTGGGCCGTCGCCGCCGGCGACGTGACCGACGACGATCGGTCGGACCTGATCGTCGGCGCACCCGGCAGCGACGCGGAGGGGACGGACGCCGGCACGGCGTACGTCGTCTCGGACGCCCTGGACGCCGACGGGGAGCGGAGCTTGGCGGACGCGACGGCGCGATTCGCCGGCGAGGCGAGAGGCGACAAGGCCGGCTGGGCCGTCGCCGTCGCCGGCGACGTGAACGGCGACGGCGCGGGCGACGTGGTGGTCGGCGCGCCGCACAACGACGAAGCGGGTCGCAACGCCGGCGCCGCGTACGTCGTCCACGGCGGCGACTTCGACGACGAGTCGCGGGCCGACGCGAGCCTCGCGGACGCCGACCGGACGCTGCTGGGAGAGCGACGCGGCGACCTCGCGGGATTCGCTGTCGCCGGCGTCGACGACTCCTGTGACGAGTACGCCGCCGTCCTTGTCGGCGCCCCCCACCACGACTCCGAGGCCGGACTCCTCGCGGGCGCAGCCTACCTCGTGACCGGCGACGACGACGGCCGGACGGTCGATCTGGCGGACGCGACCGCCACGTTCCTCGGCGACGATTCGGTCGACCGCGCCGGCTTCGCGGTCGCCGACGTGGGCGACGTGACCGACGACGACGTTCGCGACATCGCGATCGGCGCGCCGTTCGCCGACGACGGCGACCGCGACGCGGGCGAGACCGCCGTCGTCCCCGGGGACTGTGAGACGGCGGACGGCGAAGACGAAGACGATGAGGATGACGAGCGCGACGACTGA
- a CDS encoding S26 family signal peptidase has product MGVRSIVGTLLGGALLVVVALLLVGQLMGQPVLLGYVSTGSMAPALQPGDGFVAIPPAFAGPIEEGDVVTFEARELNGGGLTTHRVVGQTEEGFITKGDANPVTDQDGSEPPVSRSQVVAVAWQVGGDVVVVPNLGVLVTGVGDLITGAQQQLAVALGTRALLGTQGLAYVLFAVGVAGYALTAVLGARSRERVRGAVRRSTGMANVWTIVLVLALVLALVLTASMIFTGGERTFEVVSSQSDAAGIRVIPVGGTEELTYRIPNPGITPVVVYLEPASEGVSIEPQRVRLAGGEEANVSVSISVPDRTGVYDRGFVEHRYLALLPADVIDSLYAIHPWAPILAINALVCGLFVLVAVAVVGSGVIRLDSRNPNVSTLDRIRRRLR; this is encoded by the coding sequence ATGGGTGTTCGAAGCATCGTCGGGACCCTTCTCGGGGGAGCCCTACTCGTGGTTGTGGCCCTGCTGCTCGTCGGACAGCTCATGGGCCAGCCCGTGCTCCTCGGATACGTCTCCACGGGCAGCATGGCCCCGGCGCTCCAGCCCGGCGATGGCTTCGTCGCCATCCCCCCCGCGTTCGCCGGGCCGATCGAGGAGGGAGACGTCGTCACCTTCGAGGCACGCGAGCTCAACGGCGGCGGACTCACGACCCACCGAGTGGTCGGTCAAACAGAGGAGGGGTTCATCACGAAAGGGGACGCCAACCCAGTCACCGATCAGGACGGGTCCGAGCCGCCGGTGTCGCGCTCGCAGGTCGTCGCGGTAGCATGGCAAGTCGGCGGCGACGTGGTCGTCGTTCCGAATCTGGGGGTCCTTGTAACGGGTGTCGGCGACCTCATCACCGGCGCCCAGCAGCAGTTGGCGGTGGCACTCGGAACCCGTGCGCTCCTCGGCACGCAGGGACTGGCGTATGTGCTGTTCGCCGTCGGCGTCGCGGGATACGCGCTCACTGCAGTGCTCGGCGCGCGGAGCCGGGAGCGCGTTCGCGGCGCCGTCCGACGGTCGACGGGGATGGCGAACGTCTGGACGATCGTCCTCGTGTTGGCGCTCGTGTTGGCGCTCGTGCTCACGGCGAGTATGATCTTCACCGGCGGGGAGAGGACCTTCGAGGTCGTCAGCTCCCAGAGCGACGCCGCCGGGATCCGCGTCATCCCGGTTGGCGGGACGGAGGAACTCACCTATCGGATCCCGAACCCGGGGATCACGCCCGTCGTCGTATACCTGGAACCAGCGAGCGAAGGTGTGAGTATCGAGCCACAGCGGGTCCGGCTTGCGGGCGGCGAGGAGGCGAACGTCAGCGTCTCCATCTCCGTCCCGGACCGGACCGGCGTGTACGATCGAGGGTTCGTTGAACACCGGTATCTCGCGCTACTCCCCGCCGACGTTATCGACTCGCTGTACGCGATCCACCCGTGGGCGCCGATCCTCGCGATCAACGCACTTGTCTGTGGATTGTTCGTGCTCGTCGCGGTCGCGGTCGTCGGGTCCGGCGTGATCCGTCTCGACTCGCGCAATCCGAACGTCTCGACGCTCGACCGGATCAGACGCCGGCTCAGGTGA
- a CDS encoding DUF7344 domain-containing protein — translation MSTPTDDQRNVSPDTLYSVLSNRRRRYTLHYLKQREEPVSVQELAEQVAAWENDKQPNEITSKERKRVYVSLYQSHLDTLDGEGVVEYDSDAGTVQLSDRMRAVDIYLEVVPKESVPWSLYYAGLSAANAIVLALAWLEVRPFDAVPDLAWGAVVLASFALSAFAQLYSSRQMRLGDEGPPPDVNLGGSEA, via the coding sequence GTGAGCACACCCACGGATGACCAACGGAACGTTTCGCCCGACACGCTCTACTCCGTACTTTCCAACCGTCGCCGCCGATACACGCTCCACTACCTCAAGCAGCGCGAGGAACCGGTGAGCGTACAGGAACTGGCCGAACAGGTCGCCGCGTGGGAGAACGACAAGCAGCCGAACGAGATCACCTCCAAGGAGCGCAAGCGGGTCTACGTCTCGCTGTATCAGTCGCACCTCGACACGCTCGACGGGGAGGGCGTCGTCGAGTACGACAGCGACGCCGGGACGGTTCAGCTCTCCGACCGCATGCGTGCGGTCGACATCTACCTCGAGGTCGTCCCGAAGGAGAGCGTCCCGTGGAGCCTCTACTACGCCGGCTTGTCGGCGGCGAACGCGATCGTGCTCGCGCTGGCGTGGCTGGAGGTCCGCCCGTTCGACGCGGTACCGGACCTCGCGTGGGGGGCGGTCGTGTTGGCGAGCTTCGCGCTGTCGGCGTTCGCGCAGCTGTACTCCAGCCGTCAGATGCGCCTCGGTGACGAGGGGCCGCCGCCGGACGTAAACTTGGGCGGGAGCGAGGCGTGA
- a CDS encoding DUF835 domain-containing protein, protein MDDETTADEEEDQGDERPRSSLAELADRIAGGDTTDDRADGEPDGEPRDRRDADPDEGSGDDGIGLDLSLSGSSSHESSGDEPTGSDDSDEQFSWEELSSDLSVSDEAFRADEVLSEARNVMLIDSHGDISQGPCFECLARAPSRELGVVVVTFTDIASDWLADWRTQHGDLPAQVTFIRIGGHNRDGRTETISTEQGRTQVVRTGVRSPTDLTRLGISISRRLGEAEDRDLTPVLCFDAITDLLEYVDVERLFRFLTTLTGRVGALGGSAHYHADAAATDEETIRTLRQVFDDTMYVTETGSLRPSRND, encoded by the coding sequence GTGGACGACGAGACTACAGCCGACGAAGAAGAGGATCAAGGCGACGAGCGGCCGCGCAGTTCCCTCGCCGAGCTGGCGGACCGCATCGCCGGCGGCGACACCACGGACGATCGGGCCGACGGAGAGCCAGACGGAGAGCCGCGGGATCGAAGGGACGCTGACCCGGACGAGGGGAGCGGAGACGACGGGATCGGGCTGGACCTGTCGCTGTCGGGGTCGTCGTCCCACGAGTCGAGCGGCGACGAGCCGACCGGCTCTGACGACTCCGACGAGCAGTTCTCGTGGGAAGAGCTCTCCTCGGACCTCTCGGTGTCGGACGAGGCCTTCCGTGCGGACGAGGTGCTGTCCGAGGCGCGAAACGTGATGCTCATCGATTCCCATGGGGACATTTCGCAGGGGCCCTGTTTCGAGTGTCTCGCCCGAGCGCCTTCCCGCGAACTGGGTGTCGTCGTCGTCACGTTCACCGACATCGCGAGCGACTGGCTCGCCGACTGGCGGACGCAACACGGCGACCTTCCGGCACAGGTGACGTTCATCCGGATCGGGGGGCACAACCGGGATGGACGAACCGAGACGATCTCGACCGAACAGGGACGGACGCAGGTCGTGCGGACCGGCGTCAGGAGCCCCACGGACCTCACCCGACTCGGTATCTCGATCAGTCGACGGCTCGGTGAGGCGGAGGACCGCGATCTCACCCCCGTCCTGTGTTTCGACGCGATCACTGATCTGTTGGAGTACGTCGACGTAGAACGGCTGTTTCGGTTCCTCACCACGCTGACCGGTCGGGTCGGGGCCCTCGGCGGGTCCGCCCACTACCACGCCGACGCGGCGGCGACCGACGAGGAGACGATCCGGACCCTCCGACAGGTGTTCGACGACACGATGTACGTCACGGAAACCGGCAGCCTCCGACCCTCGAGGAACGATTAG
- a CDS encoding mandelate racemase/muconate lactonizing enzyme family protein, which produces MSRNYDSLHDPNAEYTMRELSSGTMGVTAKRGGGRDVEITDVQCTMVDGNFPWTLVRVYTDAGIVGTGEAYWGAGVPELIERMKPMVVGENPLDIDRLYEHLIQKMSGEGTVEGVTVTAISGIEVALHDLAGKILEVPAYQLLGGKYRDEMRVYCDCHTEEEADPEACADEAERVVEELGYDALKFDLDVPSGFEKDRANRHLRPGEIRHKAEIVEKVTERVKDKADVAFDCHWTFSGGSAKRLADAIEEYDVWWLEDPVPPENLEVQEEVTKSTVTPITVGENRYRVTEERRLIENQAVDIIAPDMPKVGGMRETRKIADVANQYYVPVAMHNVSSPVATMASAHVGAAIPNSLAVEYHSYELGWWEDLVEEDVIEDGYITIPEEPGIGLTLDMDTVEEHMVDGETLFDEA; this is translated from the coding sequence ATGAGCAGGAACTACGACTCGCTCCACGACCCGAACGCGGAGTACACGATGCGGGAGCTGTCGAGCGGGACGATGGGCGTGACGGCGAAGCGAGGCGGCGGCCGCGACGTGGAGATCACGGACGTGCAGTGCACGATGGTCGACGGGAACTTCCCGTGGACGCTCGTGCGCGTGTACACCGACGCGGGCATCGTCGGCACCGGGGAGGCGTACTGGGGCGCCGGCGTCCCCGAACTCATCGAGCGGATGAAGCCGATGGTCGTCGGGGAGAACCCCCTCGACATCGACCGCCTGTACGAGCACCTCATCCAGAAGATGAGCGGCGAGGGGACTGTCGAGGGTGTCACCGTCACCGCCATCTCGGGCATCGAGGTCGCGCTCCACGACCTGGCGGGCAAGATCCTCGAGGTCCCGGCCTACCAGCTGCTCGGGGGCAAGTACCGCGACGAGATGCGGGTGTACTGCGACTGCCACACCGAGGAGGAGGCCGACCCCGAGGCGTGTGCCGACGAGGCCGAGCGCGTCGTCGAGGAGCTGGGCTACGACGCCCTCAAGTTCGACCTCGACGTGCCCTCCGGCTTCGAGAAGGACCGCGCGAACCGCCACCTCCGGCCGGGCGAGATCCGCCACAAGGCCGAGATCGTCGAGAAAGTGACCGAGCGCGTCAAGGACAAAGCGGACGTGGCGTTCGACTGCCACTGGACGTTCTCGGGCGGCAGCGCCAAGCGCCTCGCGGACGCCATCGAGGAGTACGACGTGTGGTGGCTGGAGGACCCCGTCCCGCCGGAGAACCTCGAGGTGCAAGAGGAGGTCACCAAGTCCACCGTCACGCCGATCACGGTCGGCGAGAACCGCTACCGCGTCACCGAGGAGCGCCGGCTCATCGAGAACCAGGCGGTCGACATCATCGCCCCCGACATGCCCAAGGTCGGCGGCATGCGCGAGACCCGCAAGATCGCGGACGTGGCGAACCAGTACTACGTCCCGGTCGCGATGCACAACGTCTCCTCGCCGGTCGCGACGATGGCCAGCGCCCACGTCGGCGCCGCCATCCCCAACTCGCTGGCCGTCGAGTACCACTCCTACGAGCTGGGCTGGTGGGAGGACCTCGTCGAGGAGGACGTGATCGAGGACGGCTACATCACGATCCCCGAGGAGCCCGGGATCGGCCTCACCCTCGACATGGACACCGTCGAGGAACACATGGTCGACGGCGAGACCCTGTTTGACGAGGCGTAA
- the gdhB gene encoding glutamate dehydrogenase GdhB: MSTGTAGTGEKRVATDEQHEPESALETARRQLEHAAAHLDVDPGVIERLKHPTTVHRVAVPLERDDGSVEVFTGYRAQHDDVRGPYKGGLRFHPEVSEEECVGLSMWMTWKCAVMDLPFGGGKGGVVVNPKELSTDEKERLTRRFAEELRKFVGPKKDIPAPDMGTDAQTMAWFMDAYSMQEGETIPGVVTGKPPVVGGSEGREEAPGRSVAIITREAARYYDFDLDGLTVAVQGYGSVGANAARLLDDWGADVVAVSDSGGAVHDPSGLDTHAIPSFAEQPNAVTEYGADADGADLLDEGNDILELDVDVLIPAAVGNVITVDNANEIRADIVVEGANGPTTFPADEILAERGVHVIPDILANAGGVTVSYFEWLQDINRRTWTLEQVQEELESEMLSAWDAVRDEVEDRDVTWRDAAYVVALDRIAEAKSVRGLWP, from the coding sequence ATGTCCACCGGAACAGCAGGCACCGGCGAGAAGCGCGTCGCCACCGACGAACAGCACGAGCCCGAATCGGCGCTGGAGACCGCGCGCCGGCAGTTGGAGCACGCCGCGGCCCACCTCGACGTCGACCCCGGCGTCATCGAGCGCCTCAAGCACCCGACGACGGTCCACCGCGTCGCGGTGCCGCTGGAGCGCGACGACGGCTCCGTCGAGGTGTTCACCGGCTACCGCGCACAGCACGACGACGTGCGCGGCCCGTACAAGGGCGGCCTGCGCTTCCACCCGGAGGTGAGCGAGGAGGAGTGCGTCGGCCTCTCGATGTGGATGACCTGGAAGTGCGCCGTGATGGACCTCCCGTTCGGCGGTGGCAAGGGCGGGGTCGTCGTCAACCCGAAGGAGCTGTCGACCGACGAGAAGGAGCGGCTCACCCGCCGGTTCGCCGAGGAACTGCGCAAGTTCGTCGGGCCCAAGAAGGACATCCCGGCGCCCGACATGGGCACCGACGCCCAGACGATGGCGTGGTTCATGGACGCGTACTCGATGCAGGAGGGCGAGACCATCCCCGGCGTCGTCACGGGCAAGCCGCCCGTCGTCGGCGGCTCGGAGGGACGCGAGGAGGCGCCCGGTCGCTCGGTCGCGATCATCACGCGCGAGGCGGCCCGGTACTACGACTTCGACCTCGACGGCCTCACCGTCGCCGTGCAGGGGTACGGCTCGGTGGGCGCCAACGCCGCCCGCCTGCTCGACGACTGGGGGGCGGACGTGGTCGCTGTTTCCGACTCCGGCGGCGCCGTTCACGACCCGTCGGGGCTCGATACGCACGCGATCCCGAGCTTCGCCGAGCAGCCGAACGCCGTCACCGAGTACGGCGCCGACGCCGACGGCGCCGACCTGCTCGACGAGGGGAACGACATCCTCGAACTCGACGTCGACGTGCTGATCCCGGCGGCCGTCGGCAACGTGATCACCGTCGACAACGCGAACGAGATCCGCGCCGACATCGTCGTCGAGGGCGCCAACGGCCCGACGACGTTCCCGGCCGACGAGATCCTCGCCGAGCGCGGGGTCCACGTCATCCCCGACATCCTCGCGAACGCCGGCGGCGTCACCGTCAGCTACTTCGAGTGGCTCCAGGACATCAATCGCCGCACGTGGACGCTCGAACAGGTCCAGGAGGAACTGGAGTCGGAGATGCTCTCGGCGTGGGACGCCGTCAGGGACGAGGTCGAGGACAGGGACGTCACCTGGCGCGACGCAGCGTACGTCGTGGCGCTCGACCGTATCGCGGAGGCGAAGAGCGTCCGCGGCCTGTGGCCCTGA
- a CDS encoding DUF3179 domain-containing protein, with translation MQRALTRRRLLGALGLTGSTALSGCVGGISGRGDGAITAGGVSGPPQRDGPLYQPWDRETVREAVVDGGPGKDGIPSVDDPSFAPASDAELADDEVVFGYAGAEDVKAYTQRVLVWHEIANDTLDGTPVAVTYCPLTGTAMGFERGETTLGVSGRLVNNNLVMYDRATDSRWPQVLATAVDGPLSGDQLREFRLVWTTWGRWREAHPDTLVLTEETGYAKRYGSDPYGNYNPTSGYYGGGSPLFESLDDGWAERQEDAKRVVIAARTADRALAFDKPALRERGLLASDDGAAVAAYDPRLDTGWVYRTDGVDVSLAEPGRVSVDGERFRADDLPLSRVYGFDAMWHAAGGFYPEVEYVA, from the coding sequence ATGCAACGCGCGCTCACGAGGCGACGCCTGCTCGGGGCGCTCGGACTCACAGGATCCACGGCGCTGTCGGGCTGTGTGGGCGGTATCTCCGGGCGCGGAGACGGCGCAATCACGGCCGGCGGCGTGTCGGGACCCCCCCAACGTGACGGTCCCTTGTATCAGCCGTGGGATCGCGAGACGGTGCGGGAGGCCGTCGTCGACGGCGGCCCCGGGAAGGACGGCATCCCGTCCGTGGACGACCCGTCGTTCGCGCCCGCGAGCGATGCGGAACTCGCCGACGACGAGGTGGTGTTCGGCTACGCCGGCGCCGAGGACGTGAAGGCGTACACCCAGCGCGTGCTCGTCTGGCACGAGATCGCCAACGACACCCTCGACGGGACGCCGGTCGCGGTCACCTACTGCCCGCTCACCGGCACCGCGATGGGGTTCGAGCGCGGCGAGACGACCCTCGGCGTCTCCGGACGGCTGGTGAACAACAACCTCGTCATGTACGACCGCGCGACCGATTCCCGGTGGCCGCAGGTGCTCGCGACGGCCGTCGACGGCCCGCTCTCCGGCGACCAGCTCAGGGAGTTCCGACTCGTCTGGACGACGTGGGGGCGCTGGCGCGAGGCCCACCCCGACACGCTGGTGCTGACCGAGGAGACCGGCTACGCCAAGCGGTACGGCTCGGACCCCTACGGCAACTACAACCCGACCAGCGGCTACTACGGCGGCGGGAGCCCGCTGTTCGAGTCACTCGACGATGGGTGGGCGGAGCGACAGGAGGACGCCAAGCGCGTCGTGATCGCCGCGCGGACCGCCGACCGGGCGCTGGCGTTCGACAAGCCGGCGCTACGCGAGCGCGGGCTGCTCGCGAGCGACGACGGCGCGGCGGTCGCCGCGTACGACCCGCGCCTCGACACCGGGTGGGTGTACCGCACCGACGGGGTCGACGTGTCGCTCGCGGAGCCCGGTCGGGTGTCCGTGGACGGCGAGCGCTTCCGGGCGGACGACCTCCCGCTCTCGCGTGTGTACGGCTTCGACGCGATGTGGCACGCCGCCGGCGGCTTCTATCCGGAGGTGGAGTATGTCGCGTGA
- a CDS encoding Glu/Leu/Phe/Val family dehydrogenase, with translation MTDQANPFESLQEQVDDAAAHLDVADDVLERLKHPERVLELNLSVELDDGSLERFRAFRSEFNGDRGPYKGGIRYHPGVTRDEVKALSGWMVYKCAVVDIPYGGGKGGIVLDPSDYSDAEIERLTRSFAEELRPFIGEDKDIPAPDVNTGQREMNWIKDTYETLENTTEPGVVTGKSLDSGGSEGRVEATGRSTMLTAREAFDYLDTDIEGASVAVQGYGNAGHIAAYLIEDMGANVVAVSDSSGAVYAEDGLDARDVKQHKNETGSVTGYAGADEEFSNEDLLTMDVDLLVPAALENAIDGDLARDVEADVIVEAANGPLTPEADDVLTEADVHVFPDILANAGGVTVSYFEWVQNRQRFYWTEERVNEELERHIVSAFDDLVESYESLDLPNFRTAAYVVAVQRVADAFADSGNWP, from the coding sequence ATGACCGACCAAGCGAACCCCTTCGAGAGTCTCCAGGAGCAGGTCGACGACGCGGCGGCGCACCTCGACGTGGCCGACGACGTGCTCGAACGGCTGAAACATCCCGAGCGAGTGCTGGAGTTGAACCTCTCCGTCGAGCTGGACGACGGGTCGCTGGAGCGGTTTCGGGCGTTCCGGTCGGAGTTCAACGGCGATCGCGGCCCGTACAAGGGCGGGATCCGCTATCACCCGGGCGTCACGCGCGACGAGGTGAAGGCGCTGTCGGGGTGGATGGTGTACAAGTGCGCCGTCGTCGACATCCCCTACGGCGGCGGCAAGGGCGGGATCGTCCTCGACCCCTCGGACTACTCCGACGCCGAGATCGAGCGGCTCACCCGCTCGTTCGCCGAGGAGCTGCGCCCGTTCATCGGCGAGGACAAAGACATCCCGGCGCCGGACGTGAACACGGGCCAGCGGGAGATGAACTGGATCAAGGACACCTACGAGACGCTGGAGAACACGACCGAACCGGGCGTGGTCACCGGCAAGTCGCTGGACTCGGGCGGCTCGGAGGGGCGCGTCGAGGCGACGGGCCGGTCGACGATGCTCACCGCCCGCGAGGCGTTCGACTACCTCGACACGGACATCGAGGGGGCCAGCGTCGCCGTCCAGGGGTACGGCAACGCCGGCCACATCGCGGCGTATCTCATCGAGGACATGGGCGCGAACGTCGTGGCCGTCTCCGACTCCTCGGGCGCCGTCTACGCCGAGGACGGGCTCGACGCCCGCGACGTGAAGCAACACAAGAACGAGACGGGCTCGGTGACGGGCTACGCCGGCGCCGACGAAGAGTTCTCGAACGAGGACCTGCTCACGATGGACGTCGACCTGCTCGTGCCCGCCGCACTGGAGAACGCCATCGACGGCGACCTCGCCCGCGACGTGGAGGCTGACGTGATCGTCGAGGCCGCGAACGGGCCGCTCACGCCGGAGGCCGACGACGTGCTCACCGAGGCCGACGTACACGTGTTCCCCGACATTCTCGCGAACGCCGGCGGCGTCACCGTCAGCTACTTCGAGTGGGTCCAGAACCGCCAGCGGTTCTACTGGACCGAGGAGCGGGTCAACGAGGAGCTGGAGCGCCACATCGTGAGCGCCTTCGACGATCTGGTCGAGAGCTACGAGTCGCTCGACCTGCCGAACTTCCGCACGGCGGCGTACGTCGTCGCGGTCCAGCGGGTCGCCGACGCGTTCGCCGACAGCGGCAACTGGCCCTGA